The Pongo abelii isolate AG06213 chromosome 23, NHGRI_mPonAbe1-v2.0_pri, whole genome shotgun sequence nucleotide sequence GACTTGTGTCTCTCCTGCTGTGCATCCATACTGGGTGCTTTAGAGATGGTAGGCACACCAGAAGTCCCTGTTGCAAGTGAGGACAAAGCGTGGGAAGGCCGTGAGGGTCTACAGTCCGAGATGGCTTTGGCCTCAGCCCGCAGTTCACTGTTGATGCGCTGGAATGCCGCCTCCTTCTCCAGGTCCAGGTCTTCAGCAGTGACCTGGAACCCCAGCACTAAGGGAGGTGGCAGCATCAGAGGATCCCCTTGCCTGCGTGACGGCAGGGGAAGCTTGCGTTTACGGGACCTAGAGGCCTGGGATCTGGGGGAGCCATTCCTGAGGGCCAGTGTCTGCCCTGGTGCTATATCTGCCGTCTTTTCACACTGGGTGTGACCCGAAGAGACAGCCTGAGGTCCGTCCTCACTCACTGTCTTTGAGGAACTGCAGGTCAGCTGGCAGTGGGATGAGGCTGGCCCCCACCTCCGCTTTAGCCCAGGGAGGCCTCCCGTAGAGCTGTAGGAGCTCGAGGTGGCAATTTGTTTGGGGCACGAGCTCGTCCAGGAGGTCTGGGATCTCTTGTTATAtctgacttctgacctctggGCACCTGCTTCAGCTGTGACTGTGGCCCAGAAATGTGAAGggcctccatccactccattcagtaGTGACCCCGACGTGGGGTTCAatgtggaggggggaggggcttCTGCGGCAGCTGCAGGAGCAGAAGTGCCAGGCGTTGTTCTTCTGATGTCCGCATCCATGCTTGCagctgggaagggggcaggaatCAGCGAGGTGACCTGGGCTGAGTCCCGGGAGTGGGAagaggtggcaggaaggggaTCTGAGGAGGAGAACAGGGGGCCTGGTGGTCTGTGCTTCTTCCCAGACACAGGAGCTGTAGAGGGGACCTCTGCAGCAGAAGCTAGGGGGGCCACTGGGCCCAGGCAGTCTTGGGACTTGTGTCTCTCCTGCTGTGCATCCATACTGGGTGCTTTAGAGATGGTAGGCACACCAGAAGTCCCTGTTGCAAGTGAGGACAAAGCGTGGGAAGGCCGTGAGGGTCTACAGTCCGAGATGGCTTTGGCCTCAGCCCGCAGTTCACTGTTGATGCGCTGGAATGCCGCCTCCTTCTCCAGGTCCAGGTCTTCAGCAGTGACCTGGAACCCCAGCTCTAAGGGAGGTGGCAGCATCAGAGGATCCCCTTGCCTGCGTGACGGCAGGGGAAGCTTGCGTTTACGGGGCCTAGAGGCCTGGGATCTGGGGGAGCCATTCCTGAGGGCCAGTGTCTGCCCTGGTGCTATATCTGCCGTCTTTTCACACCGGGTGTGACCCGAAGAGACAGCCTGAGGTCCGTCCTCACTCACTGTCTTTGAGGAACTGCAGGTCAGCTGGCAGTGGGATGAGGCTGGCCCCCACCTCCGCTTTAGCCCAGGGAGGCCTCCCGTAGAGCTGTAGGAGCTCGAGGTGGCAATTTGTTTGGGGCACGAGCTCGTCCAGGAGGTCTGGGATCTCTTGTTATAtctgacttctgacctctggGCACCTGCTTCAGCTGTGACTGTGGCCCAGAAATGTGAAGggcctccatccactccattcagtaGTGACCCCGATGTGGGGTTCAatgtggaggggggaggggcttCTGCGGCAGCTGCAGGAGCAGAAGTGCCAGGCGTTGTTCTTCTGATGTCCGCATCCATGCTTGCagctgggaagggggcaggaatCAGCGAGGTGACCTGGGCTGAGTCCCGGGAGTGGGAagaggtggcaggaaggggaTCTGAGGAGGAGAACAGGGGGCCTGGTGGTCTGTGCTTCTTCCCAGACACAGGAGCTGTAGAGGGGACCTCTGCAGCAGAAGCTAGGGGGGCCACTGGGCCCAGGCAGTCTTGGGACTTGTGTCTCTCCTGCTGTGCATCCATACTGGGTGCTTTAGAGATGGTAGGCACACCAGAAGTCCCTGTTGCAAGTGAGGACAAAGCGTGGGCAGGCCGTGAGGGTCTACAGTCCGAGATGGCTTTGGCCTCAGCCCGCAGTTCACTGTTGATGCGCTGGAATGCCGCCTCCTTCTCCAGGTCCAGGTCTTCAGCAGTGACCTGGAACCCCAGCACTAAGGGAGGTGGCAGCATCAGAGGATCCCCTTGCCTGCGTGACGGCAGGGGAAGCTTGCGTTTATGGGGCCTAGAGGCCTGGGATCTGGGGGAGCCATTCCTGAGGGCCAGTGTCTGCCCTGGTGCTATATCTGCCGTCTTTTCACACTGGGTGTGACCAGAAGAGACAGCCTGAGGTCCGTCCTCACTCACTGTCTTTGAGGAACTGCGGGTCAGCTGGCAGTGGGATGAGGCTGGCCCCCACCTCCGCTTTAGCCCCAGGAGGCCTCCTGTAGAGCTGTAGGAGCTCGAGATGGAATTTAGTTCGGGGCACGAGCTCGTCCAGGAGGTCTGGGATCTCTGGTTATATCTGAATTCTGACCTCTGGGCATGGCGGTCTCTCTGCAGAGGCCCGGGCCTGGGCACAAAGGGAGAGAGGCCTCCGTTGTCCGACAGGGGCCGAAATGCAGACCGTGCATCCCTGGTGACCTCGGGGACCCTTCTCTGATCATCAGGATTCTCTTGGACTCTAGGGTCCTTGTCCTGCTCAGCCATCCCTGTCCCGCTCTCCTTGAGGGCCCTCAATACTATCTTCCCTGGCCACAAGTCTGG carries:
- the LOC134761149 gene encoding putative POM121-like protein 1-like — protein: MAEQDKDPRVQENPDDQRRVPEVTRDARSAFRPLSDNGGLSPFVPRPGPLQRDRHAQRSEFRYNQRSQTSWTSSCPELNSISSSYSSTGGLLGLKRRWGPASSHCQLTRSSSKTVSEDGPQAVSSGHTQCEKTADIAPGQTLALRNGSPRSQASRPHKRKLPLPSRRQGDPLMLPPPLVLGFQVTAEDLDLEKEAAFQRINSELRAEAKAISDCRPSRPAHALSSLATGTSGVPTISKAPSMDAQQERHKSQDCLGPVAPLASAAEVPSTAPVSGKKHRPPGPLFSSSDPLPATSSHSRDSAQVTSLIPAPFPAASMDADIRRTTPGTSAPAAAAEAPPPSTLNPTSGSLLNGVDGGPSHFWATVTAEAGAQRSEVRYNKRSQTSWTSSCPKQIATSSSYSSTGGLPGLKRRWGPASSHCQLTCSSSKTVSEDGPQAVSSGHTRCEKTADIAPGQTLALRNGSPRSQASRPRKRKLPLPSRRQGDPLMLPPPLELGFQVTAEDLDLEKEAAFQRINSELRAEAKAISDCRPSRPSHALSSLATGTSGVPTISKAPSMDAQQERHKSQDCLGPVAPLASAAEVPSTAPVSGKKHRPPGPLFSSSDPLPATSSHSRDSAQVTSLIPAPFPAASMDADIRRTTPGTSAPAAAAEAPPPSTLNPTSGSLLNGVDGGPSHFWATVTAEAGAQRSEVRYNKRSQTSWTSSCPKQIATSSSYSSTGGLPGLKRRWGPASSHCQLTCSSSKTVSEDGPQAVSSGHTQCEKTADIAPGQTLALRNGSPRSQASRSRKRKLPLPSRRQGDPLMLPPPLVLGFQVTAEDLDLEKEAAFQRINSELRAEAKAISDCRPSRPSHALSSLATGTSGVPTISKAPSMDAQQERHKSQDCLGPVAPLASAAEVPSTAPVSGKKHRPPGPLFSSSDPLPATSSHSRDSAQVTSLIPAPFPAASMDADIRRTTPGTSAPAAAAEAPPPSTLNPTSGSLLNGVDGGPSHFWATVTAEAGAQRSEVRYNKRSQTSWTSSCPKQIATSSSYSSTGGLPGLKRRWGPASSHCQLTCSSSKTVSEDGPQAVSSGHTQCEKTADIAPGQTLALRNGSPRSQASRPRKRKLPLPSRRQGDPLMLPPPLELGFRVTAEDLDLEKEAAFQRINSELRAETRAISDCRPSRPSHTLSSLATGASGLPAISKAPSMDAQQERHKSQDCLGPVAPLASAAEVLSTAPVSGKKHRPPGPLFSSSDTCPATSSHSRDSAQVTSLIPAPFPAASMDAGIRRTRPGTSAPAAATAAPPPSTLNPTSGSLLNGVDGGPSHFWASAAAEAGAQRSEVRYNKRSQTSWTSSCTTRNAISSSYSSTGGLPGLKQKRGPASSHCQLTLSSSKTVSEDGPQAVSSGHTRCEKAADIAPGQTLAPRNGSPRSQASRPRRRKFPLLPRRRGEPLMLPPPLELGFRVTAEDLDLEKEAAFQRINSELQAEAKAISDCTQPCHFQMEAVAGMNERQQLLATGRS